In a single window of the Massilia oculi genome:
- a CDS encoding protealysin inhibitor emfourin, with product MKISARACGGFAGLAESYELDTARLADGPALETLLRRLDFFGAEPACAVGADMPRWEITVEDGPRCHTVFLREDGSDGQWQHLLDYLRQAG from the coding sequence ATGAAGATCAGCGCCCGCGCCTGCGGCGGCTTCGCCGGACTGGCCGAATCCTACGAACTGGATACCGCCCGCCTGGCCGACGGGCCGGCCCTCGAGACGCTGCTGCGCCGCCTCGACTTCTTCGGCGCCGAACCCGCCTGCGCGGTCGGCGCCGACATGCCGCGCTGGGAAATCACGGTCGAGGACGGCCCGCGCTGCCACACCGTGTTCCTGCGCGAGGACGGCAGCGACGGCCAGTGGCAACACCTGCTCGATTATTTGCGGCAGGCCGGCTGA
- a CDS encoding FKBP-type peptidyl-prolyl cis-trans isomerase — protein MSTITTESGLQYEDLVTGEGAAAKAGQHVTVHYTGWLRNDDGSLGAKFDSSKDRNDPFEFALGAGHVIRGWDEGVQGMKVGGSRRLTIPASLGYGARGAGGVIPPNATLIFDVDLLAV, from the coding sequence ATGTCCACCATCACCACCGAATCCGGCCTGCAATACGAAGACCTCGTCACCGGCGAAGGCGCCGCGGCCAAGGCCGGCCAGCACGTCACCGTGCACTACACCGGCTGGCTGCGCAACGACGACGGCAGCCTGGGCGCCAAGTTCGATTCGAGCAAGGACCGCAACGACCCGTTCGAGTTCGCGCTCGGCGCCGGCCACGTGATCCGCGGCTGGGACGAAGGCGTGCAGGGCATGAAGGTCGGCGGTTCGCGCCGCCTGACCATCCCGGCCAGCCTGGGCTACGGCGCACGCGGCGCCGGCGGCGTGATCCCGCCGAACGCCACCCTGATCTTCGACGTCGACCTGCTGGCCGTCTGA
- a CDS encoding polyhydroxyalkanoic acid system family protein, protein MAEISIVQQHSLSPDAARSAAEQVAQRIAAEYGLECKWDGDVLRFERSGVEGMLTLEDQRAAMRIRLGFFMGAFAPAIEAKVAEKMRKTFAAAA, encoded by the coding sequence ATGGCGGAAATCAGCATCGTCCAGCAGCACAGCCTGAGCCCGGACGCGGCGCGTTCGGCAGCCGAGCAGGTGGCGCAGCGTATCGCGGCCGAATACGGGCTGGAATGCAAGTGGGACGGCGATGTGCTGCGCTTCGAGCGCAGTGGGGTGGAGGGCATGTTGACCCTGGAAGACCAGCGCGCCGCGATGCGCATCCGCCTGGGCTTCTTCATGGGCGCCTTCGCGCCGGCCATCGAGGCCAAGGTGGCGGAAAAGATGCGCAAGACCTTCGCCGCCGCGGCGTAG
- a CDS encoding acyl-CoA-binding protein — protein sequence MSLQEQFNQAQADSKNLSERPDNMTLLKIYALFKQGSSGDVTGERPGMTDFVARAKYDAWAGLQGTSQEEAQQQYVDLIEELKG from the coding sequence ATGAGCTTGCAGGAACAGTTCAACCAGGCCCAGGCCGATTCGAAGAACCTGTCGGAGCGTCCCGACAACATGACCTTGCTGAAGATTTACGCGCTGTTCAAGCAGGGCTCGAGCGGCGACGTGACGGGCGAGCGCCCGGGCATGACCGACTTCGTGGCGCGCGCCAAGTACGACGCCTGGGCCGGCCTCCAGGGCACCTCGCAAGAGGAAGCCCAGCAGCAGTATGTCGACCTGATCGAAGAGCTGAAGGGCTGA